One Desulfovibrionales bacterium genomic region harbors:
- a CDS encoding outer membrane protein transport protein has product MNKIIIIATATGVLCLLFPLAAFAAGFAILQQGTAPMAQGNAFVAQADDPSAIFFNPAGINQLKGTQVYLGATAIAPRAEYKDSLGAKTRTESQLYSPPQFYLTHELMPNLALGLGAFSPFGLGTKWDGGWTGRYLATSSDLQTLNINPVLSWRVSPELSVAGGANVMRTEADLRRKLNLSALALPDGDRLFKGADYGYGYNLGLIYQLTPATNIGLSYRSKVKVKIDGAAEFSVPAAVAHLFPSGGAHSQLVFPPSLFAGMAYKGLFPWVFECDLTWMGWSTFEELRVDLDRPVGAAQTSVSIQPRNWNDVFAYRFGVNYRWDKSTTIRAGYIFDESPVPDETMDPSIPDADRHIFCLGGDYRLNDFTIGMAYNYILGKKRDKHNTIGADVVPGDNRTNGEYQQTSHSLAVSISYSF; this is encoded by the coding sequence ATGAATAAAATTATAATTATCGCGACTGCAACAGGCGTGCTTTGTCTTCTCTTTCCTCTCGCCGCCTTTGCCGCCGGATTTGCCATTCTCCAACAGGGCACCGCGCCTATGGCGCAGGGAAATGCCTTTGTCGCCCAGGCGGACGATCCTTCGGCTATCTTTTTCAATCCGGCCGGGATAAATCAGCTTAAGGGCACCCAAGTCTATCTGGGAGCTACAGCCATTGCCCCGCGAGCCGAGTATAAAGATAGTCTGGGCGCAAAAACCAGGACCGAATCGCAATTATATTCTCCTCCTCAATTCTATTTGACACACGAGTTGATGCCAAATCTGGCCTTAGGTCTAGGCGCCTTTTCCCCCTTTGGACTGGGGACGAAGTGGGACGGCGGTTGGACCGGCCGCTATCTGGCCACAAGTTCTGATTTACAGACTTTAAATATTAACCCGGTTCTCTCCTGGAGAGTATCTCCTGAATTATCCGTTGCCGGTGGCGCCAATGTCATGCGCACAGAGGCCGATCTCAGAAGAAAGCTGAACCTGAGCGCGCTTGCACTTCCCGACGGTGACCGGTTATTCAAGGGAGCGGATTACGGCTATGGGTACAACCTGGGTCTCATTTACCAATTGACTCCCGCCACAAATATTGGCCTTTCCTACCGGAGCAAGGTCAAGGTCAAAATTGATGGCGCGGCAGAATTCAGCGTGCCCGCGGCTGTAGCTCACCTCTTCCCAAGCGGCGGGGCACACAGTCAGCTAGTCTTCCCGCCTTCTCTGTTCGCCGGCATGGCCTACAAGGGGCTGTTCCCCTGGGTCTTTGAATGCGACCTTACCTGGATGGGCTGGTCCACCTTTGAGGAATTAAGGGTTGACCTGGATAGACCGGTAGGCGCTGCCCAGACATCGGTATCGATTCAACCAAGGAACTGGAACGATGTGTTCGCCTATCGTTTCGGGGTTAATTATCGATGGGATAAGTCCACCACCATCCGGGCCGGTTATATTTTCGATGAATCCCCGGTTCCGGATGAGACCATGGATCCATCCATCCCGGATGCCGACCGGCATATATTTTGTCTGGGCGGGGATTATCGGCTCAATGATTTTACTATTGGTATGGCCTACAACTACATCCTGGGCAAAAAACGGGACAAGCACAATACCATTGGCGCAGACGTTGTACCCGGTGACAACCGCACTAACGGGGAATACCAGCAGACCTCACATTCTCTGGCGGTCAGTATCTCCTACAGCTTTTGA
- a CDS encoding M23 family metallopeptidase, translating to MKITKWHRKLCHKITLIFLPHSSLRPFQFHLYLPSLLSIVSIVLVVLGWSLYVNSSYLCYRYLSYCNEQLKTKAVYIKDEVKRINSLVQKVGKLERSLISVLEMGDRHDIITRTEKGRGGLNSDDNIGLSRVLRSDIEELKEEDIYLSFIELRDKVKAQIDRYEKISDYIKKQKDIYEATPNGHPADGCITSPFGYRNDPISGEHEFHTGIDIANQAGTPVHATATGVVALEGHHAKLGNFIVLEHGYAFTTVYGHNKKNLVKCGDYIRRGQIIAYMGQTGSTTGPHVHYEVWKKKRPVNPATFLAKKGG from the coding sequence ATGAAGATAACGAAGTGGCATAGAAAGCTTTGCCATAAGATAACGTTAATTTTTTTGCCGCATAGCAGTTTGCGGCCATTCCAGTTTCACTTATATCTTCCCTCGTTACTTTCTATTGTTTCGATCGTGCTCGTTGTTCTGGGATGGTCATTATATGTGAATTCCAGCTATCTCTGCTACAGGTACCTGAGCTACTGTAATGAACAATTAAAGACCAAGGCTGTATATATTAAGGATGAAGTCAAGCGCATTAATTCCCTTGTGCAGAAGGTCGGCAAGCTCGAACGATCTCTGATAAGCGTGCTTGAAATGGGTGATCGGCATGATATTATCACCAGAACCGAGAAGGGGCGGGGTGGTCTGAATTCAGATGATAACATCGGTCTTTCAAGGGTGCTCCGTAGCGACATCGAAGAGCTAAAAGAAGAAGATATCTATTTAAGCTTTATAGAGTTAAGGGATAAAGTAAAAGCCCAGATAGATAGGTATGAAAAGATTTCGGATTATATTAAAAAGCAGAAAGATATATACGAAGCCACACCCAATGGCCATCCTGCTGATGGATGCATAACTTCTCCTTTTGGTTATCGCAATGATCCGATCTCTGGCGAGCACGAATTTCATACCGGGATAGATATTGCCAATCAGGCGGGAACACCTGTCCATGCCACTGCTACCGGAGTAGTGGCTTTAGAAGGACATCACGCCAAGTTGGGTAATTTTATTGTGCTGGAACACGGGTACGCCTTTACAACTGTTTATGGGCATAACAAGAAGAACCTGGTTAAATGCGGAGATTATATTCGACGTGGGCAGATTATTGCCTATATGGGGCAAACAGGCTCAACTACCGGGCCACATGTCCACTATGAGGTGTGGAAAAAGAAGAGACCGGTTAACCCGGCTACTTTTTTAGCCAAGAAAGGAGGCTAA
- a CDS encoding polymer-forming cytoskeletal protein: MFLKEWTKSKDRSGSYLGDNIGGTGEINTNGLIRIDGHWEGNINADSIVIGETSLVKGNLKAQHIVINGTVQGKLEAAELIEIHDKGNVQGDIKTARLVVVEKGVLQGKCHILRDMDEKVLEIAPREVSKGKKVSEISE, from the coding sequence ATGTTTTTAAAGGAGTGGACTAAAAGTAAGGATCGGAGCGGTTCTTATTTGGGAGATAATATTGGAGGTACAGGGGAGATTAATACCAATGGCTTAATCCGTATCGATGGCCACTGGGAGGGAAATATTAATGCAGATTCTATCGTTATTGGAGAGACATCTCTAGTAAAAGGGAATTTAAAGGCCCAACATATTGTTATTAATGGCACTGTTCAGGGTAAACTCGAAGCCGCGGAACTTATTGAAATCCATGATAAGGGCAATGTGCAGGGGGATATAAAAACAGCGCGCCTGGTAGTTGTAGAGAAGGGTGTTTTGCAGGGTAAATGCCATATATTGCGGGACATGGATGAAAAGGTATTAGAAATTGCTCCCAGAGAAGTATCAAAGGGAAAGAAGGTTTCTGAAATATCAGAATGA
- a CDS encoding universal stress protein, with the protein MKVSNIMVAIDFSECSASAFRYALDLAALFPAKVILLNVIDARHIERIAEFTGAPLKEIQEKMMRRAKTALKDFIKKWDNTKASCTAEVAAGVPFHEIALKARKDKVDLIVMGGYGQHGKGGQIDEIFFGSTAEKVVRLLPCPVLCVPQI; encoded by the coding sequence ATGAAGGTCTCGAATATTATGGTAGCTATAGACTTTTCCGAATGTTCGGCCTCGGCATTCAGGTATGCCCTGGACCTGGCTGCGCTTTTTCCAGCCAAAGTAATTTTACTTAATGTGATTGACGCCCGGCATATCGAACGCATTGCTGAATTTACGGGCGCGCCTTTAAAAGAAATACAGGAAAAGATGATGCGTCGTGCCAAAACAGCGCTCAAGGATTTTATCAAAAAGTGGGATAACACCAAGGCGTCCTGTACCGCGGAAGTGGCCGCAGGCGTTCCATTCCACGAGATCGCCCTTAAAGCCAGGAAAGACAAGGTTGACTTGATCGTTATGGGAGGATATGGCCAGCATGGCAAGGGAGGACAGATAGACGAGATATTTTTTGGCAGTACTGCCGAAAAGGTGGTGCGTCTGTTGCCATGTCCGGTCCTCTGCGTTCCGCAGATTTAG
- the pgeF gene encoding peptidoglycan editing factor PgeF: protein MKKINVGPVEFYRFDLLSNFPEVTHAVFTRRGGVSPVPFDSLNVSYHTGDDAALIRRNRKTITAIIGATHLVSAHQVHKNGVRIIDHPPESEHEPQGFDALFTHLTDVALMIKQADCQAIILYDPGRKAIGNVHCGWRGNVLDIIGHTVQAMTDAFGSRPQDILACISPSLGPCCAEFKNFREEFPPTLWRYEVAPGHFDLWAISRDQLLSAGILPEHVEIAGICTKCRRDEFFSYRGEKITGRSGTVVALSSNAFSRQRHGSLVNLERSVAFTSDK, encoded by the coding sequence ATGAAAAAGATCAACGTCGGCCCTGTAGAATTTTACCGGTTTGACCTTCTGAGCAACTTTCCTGAAGTCACACACGCTGTATTCACCCGCCGGGGGGGAGTAAGTCCGGTTCCTTTTGACAGTTTGAACGTCAGTTATCACACCGGAGATGACGCAGCCCTGATCCGCAGGAACAGAAAAACAATAACAGCAATAATCGGCGCCACCCATCTGGTCTCGGCGCATCAAGTGCATAAGAACGGCGTCAGGATTATAGATCACCCTCCCGAGAGCGAGCATGAACCGCAGGGATTTGATGCCTTGTTCACTCATCTCACGGACGTGGCCCTAATGATAAAGCAGGCCGACTGCCAGGCCATAATCCTCTACGACCCCGGGCGTAAAGCCATCGGCAACGTGCACTGCGGCTGGCGGGGAAATGTCCTGGATATTATCGGTCACACTGTTCAGGCCATGACAGATGCCTTTGGGAGCAGGCCGCAGGACATCCTGGCCTGTATCAGCCCTTCTCTTGGTCCATGTTGCGCCGAATTTAAGAATTTTCGAGAGGAGTTTCCTCCCACACTCTGGCGATATGAGGTAGCACCCGGACATTTTGACCTTTGGGCCATAAGCCGCGACCAGTTGCTTTCAGCTGGTATTCTGCCGGAGCACGTTGAAATAGCCGGAATATGCACGAAGTGCCGCCGGGATGAGTTCTTTTCGTATCGTGGGGAAAAGATTACCGGCCGCTCGGGTACGGTAGTAGCCTTGTCTAGCAATGCCTTTTCTAGGCAGCGTCACGGGTCATTAGTTAACTTGGAAAGATCGGTCGCTTTTACCAGTGACAAATGA
- a CDS encoding dihydroorotate dehydrogenase electron transfer subunit → MDQSTATVLENRFAAPGVYRLRIEAPALARAARPGQFLMLRVGQTLDPLLRRPFSIHAVHGSMTVDILYRVVGKGTNMLTTLRSGEGLDIVGPLGCGFSWREESPSLLVAGGMGIAPLFFLAQIIAQNGAGDKTSALIGARNKTELLCAEELRTMGLQVEVVTEDGSAGKRGLVTDLITNRVAASRPVIYSCGPYPMLHAVASLAMQYGLSCQVSLESFMACGLGACLGCVAEMRSGDLVRVCKEGPVFDAYEVAWK, encoded by the coding sequence ATGGATCAAAGCACAGCCACTGTTTTAGAAAACCGGTTCGCGGCGCCCGGTGTCTATAGGCTGCGCATAGAGGCGCCAGCCCTGGCCAGGGCTGCCCGGCCCGGTCAATTCCTCATGCTACGTGTTGGACAGACCCTGGACCCGCTCCTTCGCCGCCCCTTTTCCATACATGCCGTTCATGGTTCCATGACTGTGGATATTCTCTACCGCGTAGTGGGCAAAGGTACGAATATGCTTACTACTCTCAGAAGCGGCGAAGGCCTGGATATTGTGGGCCCTCTCGGCTGTGGTTTTTCCTGGCGAGAGGAGTCCCCGTCCCTTCTTGTGGCCGGCGGTATGGGTATTGCCCCCCTGTTTTTTCTTGCCCAAATCATCGCCCAAAATGGCGCAGGAGACAAGACTTCTGCACTCATCGGCGCCCGAAACAAAACAGAGCTCCTTTGTGCGGAAGAGCTAAGGACTATGGGGCTTCAGGTGGAGGTGGTTACTGAAGACGGCTCTGCAGGAAAAAGAGGGCTGGTCACGGATTTGATTACAAACAGAGTTGCCGCCTCAAGGCCCGTTATTTATAGCTGCGGCCCCTATCCCATGCTCCATGCCGTCGCATCTCTGGCTATGCAGTACGGCCTTTCCTGTCAAGTCTCCTTAGAGAGCTTTATGGCCTGCGGACTTGGCGCCTGCTTGGGCTGCGTGGCCGAGATGAGAAGCGGCGATTTAGTCCGGGTCTGTAAGGAAGGCCCGGTCTTTGATGCTTATGAGGTGGCCTGGAAATGA
- a CDS encoding dihydroorotate dehydrogenase has product MKKTRPDLSIRIGLLRLQNPVLTASGTFGYGQEYAGLLDLNRLGGIIVKGLSLNPRPGNMPPRTVETPCGLLNAIGLQNVGVENFIADKLPFLRNLSVPVIVNILGQDIKEYRKLAERLSNVEGIAALEVNISCPNVKKGGVVFGTDYKAAARVARAVRAATRLPIIIKLSPNVTDVVSIARAVEEAGADSISLINTLTGMAIDVEARRPKLHNVTGGLSGPAIKPIALRMVWQVAGAVNIPVIGCGGIMTAADALEFLIAGASAVQVGTANFVNPKATMEIISGIEEYLVRHNLKDIKSLVGSLIL; this is encoded by the coding sequence ATGAAAAAGACGAGACCTGACCTTTCCATCCGGATCGGCCTCCTTAGACTGCAAAACCCGGTGCTTACTGCCTCGGGCACCTTTGGTTATGGCCAGGAATATGCCGGCCTGCTTGATCTTAACCGTCTGGGCGGGATAATCGTCAAAGGTCTTTCTCTTAACCCTCGTCCGGGGAATATGCCGCCGCGTACTGTAGAGACCCCCTGCGGCCTGCTGAACGCTATCGGCCTGCAAAATGTAGGGGTAGAAAATTTCATCGCAGACAAGCTTCCATTTTTACGCAATCTCTCTGTTCCGGTCATCGTCAACATCCTGGGACAAGACATCAAAGAATATCGAAAACTGGCGGAAAGGCTGAGCAACGTCGAGGGCATAGCGGCCCTGGAGGTCAATATCTCCTGCCCCAACGTGAAGAAAGGCGGCGTGGTCTTTGGGACAGACTACAAGGCCGCAGCGCGGGTTGCCAGGGCAGTCCGTGCGGCAACGCGGCTTCCAATAATTATCAAACTCAGCCCTAATGTGACGGACGTCGTGAGCATAGCCCGCGCCGTGGAAGAGGCCGGGGCAGATTCCATCTCCCTCATCAACACCCTCACGGGCATGGCTATTGATGTTGAGGCAAGACGCCCCAAGCTTCATAATGTCACCGGCGGCCTCTCCGGGCCGGCCATTAAACCCATTGCCCTGCGTATGGTCTGGCAGGTAGCCGGTGCGGTGAATATCCCGGTAATCGGTTGCGGCGGCATTATGACCGCAGCTGATGCCCTGGAGTTCCTCATTGCCGGGGCCTCGGCCGTCCAGGTCGGAACGGCCAACTTTGTCAACCCCAAGGCTACTATGGAGATTATCTCCGGGATAGAAGAATACCTGGTCAGACATAATCTTAAAGACATAAAATCTTTGGTGGGCAGCCTGATACTATAG
- a CDS encoding DUF134 domain-containing protein, which translates to MPRPFKCRRVCGLPRAAYFKPAGVPVFALEQVNLTVDEFEAIRLADLEGLYQEEAAKRMDISRQTFGNIIESAHKKIADAIVNAKALQIEGGAVQMMQRRFLCSDCTNEWAITDDTDVAVECPKCRSKNILKALWDHDWTDGGGLGRGRGRCRRRGGV; encoded by the coding sequence ATGCCGCGACCTTTTAAATGCAGACGGGTTTGCGGTCTTCCCCGCGCAGCCTACTTCAAGCCTGCGGGAGTTCCAGTATTTGCCCTGGAACAAGTCAACCTTACGGTGGATGAATTTGAGGCTATCCGGTTGGCTGATTTAGAGGGGTTGTATCAGGAAGAGGCCGCTAAGCGGATGGATATTTCGCGGCAGACCTTCGGCAATATCATCGAATCTGCCCACAAGAAGATCGCGGATGCAATCGTTAATGCCAAGGCGCTACAGATCGAAGGCGGGGCGGTTCAGATGATGCAAAGACGTTTCTTATGTTCGGACTGCACAAACGAATGGGCTATTACTGATGATACCGATGTGGCGGTTGAGTGCCCGAAGTGCCGGAGTAAAAATATTCTCAAGGCGCTCTGGGATCATGATTGGACAGACGGCGGAGGGCTGGGCAGAGGACGGGGCAGGTGCCGCCGGAGAGGCGGGGTATGA
- a CDS encoding NifB/NifX family molybdenum-iron cluster-binding protein, with protein sequence MKIAISAKGKGLDDEIDPRFGRAAYFIIVDPETMEFKAVDNTQNIEAMQGAGIQAARTIAEEGAGVLITGHCGPKAFVTLQAAKINMAVNVTGTVREAVEKFKRGEISYAASPNVEGHWR encoded by the coding sequence GTGAAGATAGCGATTAGTGCAAAAGGTAAGGGGTTAGATGATGAGATTGACCCGCGGTTTGGCAGGGCGGCATATTTTATTATAGTTGACCCCGAAACCATGGAATTTAAGGCTGTGGATAACACGCAAAATATCGAAGCCATGCAGGGCGCCGGCATTCAGGCCGCGCGGACTATAGCGGAAGAAGGGGCCGGCGTGCTCATCACGGGCCATTGCGGGCCGAAGGCCTTTGTGACCTTGCAGGCAGCGAAGATAAACATGGCGGTTAATGTGACAGGAACAGTTCGAGAGGCGGTCGAGAAATTCAAGAGAGGCGAAATTTCATATGCAGCCAGTCCCAATGTCGAAGGACACTGGCGCTAA
- a CDS encoding ATP-binding protein, with amino-acid sequence MVITIASGKGGTGKTTVGVNMAVSLDKAVRFLDCDVEEPNAHLFLKAVINEQTVVDTFVPEVDFTKCTYCGKCGEICQFNAIAVLKDYVLTFPELCHSCRGCLQVCPEKAVQESSRELGIIEQGRAGHVEFIHGRLRIGEAMSPPLIRAVKERIDKGQINIIDAPPGTSCPVIAALKGADFALLVTEPTPFGLNDLILAVEAVRALKMPLGVVLNRAGNGDSGVQSYLARENIPLLLEIPMDRKIAEAYSRGQMIVDVMPEWKEKFRGLYQKIEGIVNRQGDT; translated from the coding sequence ATGGTAATTACTATAGCCAGCGGCAAAGGTGGCACAGGGAAGACGACGGTGGGTGTGAATATGGCTGTGTCATTGGATAAAGCGGTAAGGTTTTTGGACTGCGATGTGGAAGAGCCTAATGCTCATCTATTTTTAAAGGCAGTTATCAACGAACAGACTGTAGTTGATACCTTTGTCCCGGAGGTAGATTTTACCAAGTGCACCTATTGCGGAAAGTGCGGCGAGATCTGTCAATTCAATGCCATTGCCGTGCTAAAAGACTATGTGCTCACCTTCCCTGAGCTGTGTCACAGTTGCCGCGGCTGCCTCCAGGTCTGCCCGGAGAAGGCGGTGCAGGAATCAAGCCGGGAACTGGGCATTATTGAACAGGGCCGGGCAGGCCACGTGGAATTTATCCATGGCCGCCTGCGCATCGGGGAGGCCATGTCTCCGCCCCTGATCAGGGCAGTTAAAGAGAGGATAGATAAGGGGCAAATAAATATTATTGATGCCCCGCCCGGTACATCCTGCCCCGTGATTGCCGCCTTAAAGGGCGCTGATTTCGCCCTGTTGGTGACAGAGCCTACGCCTTTCGGCCTGAATGATCTTATATTGGCAGTAGAGGCCGTGCGGGCGCTCAAGATGCCTCTTGGGGTGGTGCTGAATCGTGCGGGTAATGGTGATAGTGGTGTGCAATCATATCTGGCCAGAGAAAATATCCCCCTTCTCCTGGAAATACCCATGGATCGAAAGATTGCAGAGGCCTATTCACGGGGTCAGATGATAGTGGATGTCATGCCGGAATGGAAAGAAAAATTCAGGGGATTGTACCAAAAAATAGAGGGCATAGTTAACAGGCAGGGGGACACATGA
- a CDS encoding 4Fe-4S binding protein, which produces MKELTVISGKGGTGKTSLVAAFAGLAENKVMVDGDVDAADLHLILKPEIKTHQEFKGGRKAVINPVLCTACGQCIELCQFKAISRDYVIDEFSCEGCGVCVHFCPVEAIEFPENICGEWFVSETRFGPFVHAKLGIAEENSGKLITMIRRQAEKLAEERNLGLILIDGPPGIGCPVIAATTGASAVLVVTEPTVSGVHDLERVGDLVRHFKIPAMVCINKFDINLDVADRIEKYCVQEGFELVGKIPYDPIFTEAMIAEKTIIEYSPNGLSEMVRGMWGRIINRMKTI; this is translated from the coding sequence ATGAAGGAACTGACTGTAATCAGCGGCAAGGGCGGGACCGGGAAGACCAGCCTGGTAGCGGCCTTCGCCGGCCTGGCCGAAAACAAGGTGATGGTGGACGGCGATGTGGATGCCGCGGATCTGCACCTGATCCTTAAACCGGAGATAAAAACCCATCAGGAGTTCAAGGGCGGACGGAAAGCAGTAATTAATCCTGTTTTATGCACAGCCTGCGGTCAATGCATAGAGTTATGCCAATTCAAGGCCATAAGCAGAGACTATGTGATAGATGAGTTTAGTTGCGAAGGGTGCGGGGTCTGTGTGCATTTTTGCCCGGTTGAGGCCATAGAGTTTCCGGAAAACATCTGCGGTGAATGGTTCGTCTCGGAGACCAGGTTCGGCCCCTTCGTTCATGCGAAGCTGGGCATTGCCGAGGAGAATTCCGGCAAGTTGATTACCATGATAAGGCGCCAGGCCGAGAAATTGGCCGAAGAGCGTAACCTGGGCCTGATCCTCATAGACGGACCTCCGGGTATCGGCTGTCCGGTCATTGCCGCCACCACCGGGGCCTCAGCGGTGCTGGTTGTCACCGAACCGACCGTTTCCGGTGTGCACGATCTGGAGCGCGTAGGCGATCTGGTCAGACATTTTAAAATTCCAGCCATGGTCTGTATCAACAAGTTCGACATTAATTTGGATGTGGCGGATCGTATTGAGAAGTATTGTGTTCAGGAGGGCTTTGAACTCGTGGGCAAAATTCCCTACGACCCGATTTTTACAGAGGCGATGATAGCAGAAAAGACGATTATCGAGTACTCCCCAAACGGGCTTTCGGAGATGGTTCGTGGAATGTGGGGAAGGATAATAAATAGGATGAAAACTATCTAA
- a CDS encoding NifB/NifX family molybdenum-iron cluster-binding protein codes for MKIALPVVDNKLCNHFGHCEKFAILDIQDNKIANKALVIPPPHEPGVLPRWLGEMGVNVIIAGGMGQRALTLFTERGIKVITGAPASSPEELVQQYLSNSLVSGLNVCDH; via the coding sequence ATGAAAATAGCATTGCCGGTTGTTGACAATAAGCTTTGCAACCATTTCGGTCACTGTGAAAAATTTGCCATTCTGGATATCCAGGATAACAAGATTGCAAACAAGGCATTGGTCATCCCGCCGCCCCATGAGCCGGGCGTGTTGCCCAGATGGCTGGGGGAAATGGGCGTTAACGTCATTATCGCCGGCGGCATGGGGCAGAGAGCCTTAACGCTGTTTACCGAAAGGGGGATTAAGGTCATCACCGGCGCGCCCGCTTCATCCCCGGAAGAGCTGGTACAGCAGTACTTAAGCAATAGCCTTGTGTCCGGCCTGAATGTGTGTGATCATTAA
- a CDS encoding cation diffusion facilitator family transporter: MHEEGSGAIARTMRFEKSEKLACYSIVLSVFLVGFKYLLGTLSGSMALIADAVHSFADVISSVAVFIGIRLSKRKSRAFPYGLYKVENLISLVISLLIFGAGVEVVKTSITRERELILTHVPLSIGSYLFIMTAIYAFSRYELRQGEETGSPSLIADAQQLKADLFSYLVIIGGLIGSYFYLSLDRIMTVIVAFFIGRSGWRIFVDAIRVLLDASVDLTTLDRVKTITSQDPHVREIKELRGRSSGRYKFIEMVLTLKVRSLGKAHYISKNIKTRIKESIPQVDRILIHYEPEKKDTVTYAIPLEKDRASICAHFGSSPFFALITAKDNDIFNEEIVSNPYSQEEKRKGIMTSKWLIQKGVDVVLSKSSMEGKGAGYPLTDAGVEIKTVPYERIEEVVNFITHL; encoded by the coding sequence ATGCATGAAGAGGGGAGCGGCGCTATCGCCCGGACAATGAGGTTTGAAAAGAGCGAAAAATTAGCCTGTTACTCTATTGTCCTTAGCGTCTTTCTGGTAGGTTTCAAGTATTTGCTGGGGACCCTTTCCGGTAGTATGGCCCTGATCGCGGACGCGGTCCATTCTTTTGCCGACGTTATTTCTTCGGTTGCTGTTTTTATTGGTATTCGGCTATCAAAGCGTAAATCCCGTGCCTTTCCTTACGGCCTTTATAAGGTCGAAAATCTGATCTCGCTGGTCATCTCCCTGCTTATTTTCGGGGCCGGGGTTGAGGTCGTAAAAACGTCCATAACGCGGGAGAGGGAGCTGATACTTACCCATGTGCCTTTGTCTATAGGGAGCTACCTGTTTATCATGACTGCCATCTATGCCTTCTCCCGTTATGAGCTTCGTCAGGGAGAAGAAACAGGATCTCCCAGTCTGATAGCGGACGCCCAGCAGCTCAAGGCAGATTTGTTTTCATATCTGGTCATTATTGGTGGTCTCATAGGAAGTTACTTTTACCTTTCTCTGGACCGGATTATGACAGTTATAGTCGCTTTTTTTATAGGACGTTCAGGATGGCGTATCTTTGTAGATGCCATCCGGGTCCTGCTGGATGCTTCGGTGGACCTTACCACATTGGACAGAGTGAAAACCATTACGTCGCAAGATCCTCATGTTCGGGAGATAAAGGAACTTCGGGGCCGAAGCTCCGGACGCTACAAATTCATCGAGATGGTTCTAACGCTAAAGGTTCGCAGTCTGGGGAAAGCGCACTATATTAGCAAAAACATCAAGACCAGGATTAAAGAAAGCATCCCGCAGGTGGACCGGATTCTCATACATTACGAGCCGGAGAAGAAGGACACGGTCACCTATGCCATACCTCTGGAGAAAGATAGGGCCTCGATATGCGCTCATTTCGGCAGTTCACCCTTTTTTGCATTGATTACCGCAAAAGATAACGATATTTTTAATGAAGAGATAGTGTCTAATCCTTACTCCCAGGAAGAAAAGAGGAAGGGGATAATGACCAGCAAGTGGCTTATTCAAAAGGGGGTGGATGTTGTGTTAAGTAAAAGCAGCATGGAGGGCAAGGGGGCCGGATATCCCCTGACCGATGCAGGAGTAGAGATAAAGACCGTGCCTTATGAGAGGATAGAGGAAGTAGTAAATTTTATCACGCATCTTTGA
- a CDS encoding CGGC domain-containing protein — protein sequence MAKIAILSCKKIKDVTCVSCIKCFKAMQAREGEFARYKDEELDIVAMGDCGDCPGLAMPKLALISDVAKQYGRDFDTVHLGTCIVKATTTAACPINIDRLKEMIEKKMNKKVVVGTHNY from the coding sequence ATGGCAAAAATAGCGATTCTTTCTTGTAAGAAAATCAAAGACGTCACCTGCGTATCGTGTATTAAGTGTTTCAAGGCCATGCAGGCCAGAGAAGGAGAATTTGCGCGCTACAAGGACGAAGAATTGGATATAGTGGCCATGGGTGATTGCGGAGACTGTCCGGGACTGGCTATGCCCAAGTTAGCCCTCATCAGTGATGTGGCCAAACAATATGGGCGTGACTTTGATACCGTACACTTAGGGACTTGTATAGTAAAAGCCACGACCACCGCTGCCTGCCCTATAAATATCGACCGTCTCAAGGAGATGATCGAAAAGAAAATGAACAAAAAGGTGGTGGTCGGCACCCACAATTATTAA